A window of Hevea brasiliensis isolate MT/VB/25A 57/8 chromosome 14, ASM3005281v1, whole genome shotgun sequence contains these coding sequences:
- the LOC131172667 gene encoding putative disease resistance protein At4g11170: MASTSSTRPSYDVFISYRGKYIRDGFVSHLFNAFQQKQINAFLDENHCKGEDISPALLATIEESYVSVVIFSQNYVDSSWCLDELVKILGCRKTLGQIIQPVFYHVDPTDVQELTGNFGEAFTIAKHGEELKGCLDGVEQWCHALMEISIITEWDSRNFKSESKLVVKIVNDVWEKLSCFSSSDSPIDNLVGLESPVMKAESLLSIESTDNKRVIEIWGMVGIGRTTIANELHSLYQNTKTKIELKIFLTLVIASILIRRK, translated from the exons ATGGCTTCTACTTCTTCAACCCGTCCCAGCTATGATGTTTTTATTAGCTATAGAGGCAAATATATTCGAGATGGTTTTGTCTCCCATCTCTTTAATGCTTTCCAGCAAAAACAAATCAATGCCTTCTTGGATGAAAACCATTGTAAAGGAGAAGATATCTCACCAGCTCTCTTGGCAACAATTGAAGAATCATATGTCTCAGTAGTGATTTTCTCTCAAAATTATGTCGATTCTTCATGGTGCTTGGATGAGCTTGTGAAGATACTTGGATGCAGGAAAACATTAGGACAAATAATCCAACCAGTTTTTTACCATGTAGATCCAACTGATGTTCAAGagctgactgggaattttggggagGCATTTACTATTGCTAAGCATGGAGAAGAACTCAAAGGCTGTTTAGACGGGGTGGAACAATGGTGCCATGCTTTGATGGAAATAAGCATTATAACAGAATGGGATTCACGGAATTTCAA GTCTGAATCCAAACTAGTTGTGAAAATAGTTAATGATGTTTGGGAGAAATTAAGTTGCTTCTCTTCAAGTGATTCTCCCATTGACAACTTAGTTGGACTTGAGTCACCTGTAATGAAAGCGGAATCCTTATTAAGTATTGAATCAACGGATAATAAAAGAGTCATAGAAATTTGGGGTATGGTAGGTATTGGCAGAACAACTATTGCTAATGAACttcattccctttaccagaacACGAAGACGAAGATAGAATTGAAAATTTTCTTGACTTtagtaattgcatcaattttgatAAGGAGAAAGTAA
- the LOC110642067 gene encoding disease resistance protein RPV1-like isoform X1 — MASTSSTRPSYDVFISYRGKYIRDGFVSHLFNAFQQKQINAFLDENHCKGEDISLALLATIEESYVSVVIFSQNYADSSWCLDELVKILGCRKTLGQIVLPVFYHVDPTDVQELTGNFGEAFTIAKHGEELKGCLDGVEQWCHALMEISIIKQWDSRNFKLHMF, encoded by the exons ATGGCTTCTACTTCTTCAACCCGTCCCAGCTATGATGTTTTTATTAGCTATAGAGGCAAATATATTCGAGATGGTTTTGTCTCCCATCTCTTTAATGCTTTCCAGCAAAAACAAATCAATGCCTTCTTGGATGAAAACCATTGTAAAGGAGAAGATATCTCACTAGCTCTCTTGGCAACAATTGAAGAATCATATGTCTCAGTAGTGATTTTCTCTCAAAATTATGCCGATTCTTCATGGTGCTTGGATGAGCTTGTGAAGATACTTGGATGCAGGAAAACATTAGGACAAATAGTCCTACCAGTTTTTTACCATGTAGATCCAACTGATGTTCAAGagctgactgggaattttggggagGCATTTACTATTGCTAAGCATGGAGAAGAACTCAAAGGCTGTTTAGACGGGGTGGAACAATGGTGCCATGCTTTGATGGAAATAAGCATTATAAAACAATGGGATTCACGGAATTTCAA ATTACATATGTTCTAA
- the LOC110642067 gene encoding disease resistance protein RPV1-like isoform X2 produces the protein MASTSSTRPSYDVFISYRGKYIRDGFVSHLFNAFQQKQINAFLDENHCKGEDISLALLATIEESYVSVVIFSQNYADSSWCLDELVKILGCRKTLGQIVLPVFYHVDPTDVQELTGNFGEAFTIAKHGEELKGCLDGVEQWCHALMEISIIKQWDSRNFKF, from the exons ATGGCTTCTACTTCTTCAACCCGTCCCAGCTATGATGTTTTTATTAGCTATAGAGGCAAATATATTCGAGATGGTTTTGTCTCCCATCTCTTTAATGCTTTCCAGCAAAAACAAATCAATGCCTTCTTGGATGAAAACCATTGTAAAGGAGAAGATATCTCACTAGCTCTCTTGGCAACAATTGAAGAATCATATGTCTCAGTAGTGATTTTCTCTCAAAATTATGCCGATTCTTCATGGTGCTTGGATGAGCTTGTGAAGATACTTGGATGCAGGAAAACATTAGGACAAATAGTCCTACCAGTTTTTTACCATGTAGATCCAACTGATGTTCAAGagctgactgggaattttggggagGCATTTACTATTGCTAAGCATGGAGAAGAACTCAAAGGCTGTTTAGACGGGGTGGAACAATGGTGCCATGCTTTGATGGAAATAAGCATTATAAAACAATGGGATTCACGGAATTTCAA atTTTAG
- the LOC131172665 gene encoding disease resistance protein RUN1-like: MGNIVRTLFVQQPSTLASTSSTPPDQCKTWDAFISFRGKDIRQGFVSHLHDALLRKQINAFLDKNLDKGQEISSSLLETIEKSYISVVIFSENYADSPWCLDELVKILECKKTSGQMVLPIFYHVDPADVQELRGKFGKAFRKHKKDVKKEKEWRHALKEISNLAGWDSQSRNIESESELVEEIVNIVLEKLNHTFKGDYEDNDLVGIELRVQIMEELLFSESINDKRVVGIWGMGGIGKTTLAQEVFHRIKAKFDSHCFVANVREEIMKQTSNALRGKIFRQLLGEKDGYIDTPRLGAFMRRRLQSKKVLIVFDDVDDPNELKFLGGICDWCNMGSRIIITSRDRQTLINVCFEEHIYEVEELIDHEALHLFSLYAFKQDHPKEGYEKLSEMAIRYAKGNPLALRVLGSNMYSKGIEDWESELKKLKEIPDLNIQKVLRISYDNLDRYQKSIFLDIACFFKGEPRGRVERILDACGLSARSTIGRLIDKSLITISLNNVVGMHDLLQQMGKEIAYEESKQPGASIRLWNYNDICRVLSTETVRTKLEQFLVSFFLYLSFVRTVVLIWN, from the exons ATGGGAAACATTGTTCGAACTCTGTTTGTACAACAGCCTTCTACCTTGGCTTCTACTTCTTCTACTCCTCCCGATCAGTGCAAGACATGGGATGCTTTCATTAGTTTTAGAGGCAAAGATATCCGTCAGGGTTTTGTCTCCCATCTCCATGATGCATTGCTGCGAAAACAGATCAATGCCTTCTTGGATAAGAACCTTGATAAAGGACAAGAGATCTCAAGTTCTCTCTTGGAAACAATTGAAAAATCATACATCTCAGTAGTGATTTTCTCTGAAAATTATGCAGATTCCCCATGGTGTTTGGATGAGCTTGTGAAGATACTTGAATGCAAGAAAACATCAGGACAAATGGTCCTACCAATTTTTTATCATGTAGATCCAGCTGATGTTCAAGAATTGAGAGGGAAGTTTGGGAAGGCATTTCGTAAACATAAAAAAGATGTAAAAAAGGAGAAGGAATGGCGCCATGCTTTGAAAGAAATCAGCAACTTAGCAGGATGGGACTCACAGTCACGGAATATCGA GTCTGAGTCCGAACTAGTTGAGGAAATAGTAAATATTGTTTTGGAGAAATTAAATCACACCTTTAAAGGTGACTATGAGGATAATGATTTAGTTGGAATTGAATTGCGTGTGCAGATAATGGAAGAATTACTATTTTCTGAATCAATAAATGATAAACGAGTTGTAGGAATTTGGGGGATGGGAGGTATTGGAAAGACAACTCTTGCTCAAGAAGTATTTCATCGAATCAAGGCTAAATTTGACAGTCACTGCTTTGTTGCCAATGTTAGAGAAGAAATAATGAAGCAAACATCAAATGCTTTACGAGGTAAAATCTTTCGTCAATTGTTAGGAGAGAAAGATGGATATATAGATACACCTCGTTTGGGGGCTTTCATGAGGAGAAGACTTCAAAGTAAAAAAGTACTCATTGTCTTTGATGATGTAGATGATCCAAACGAGTTAAAGTTTTTAGGTGGAATTTGTGATTGGTGCAATATGGGAAGTAGAATAATTATAACCAGCCGAGATAGGCAAACACTTATAAATGTTTGCTTTGAGGAGCATATATATGAGGTTGAAGAATTAATTGATCATGAAGCTCTCCATCTCTTTAGCTTATATGCCTTCAAACAAGATCATCCCAAAGAAGGATATGAGAAGCTATCGGAGATGGCAATAAGATATGCTAAAGGCAATCCGTTGGCTCTTAGAGTTTTAGGCTCTAATATGTATAGTAAGGGTATAGAAGATTGGGAAAGTGAGttgaaaaaattgaaagaaattccTGATTTGAACATTCAAAAAGTCTTGAGAATAAGTTATGATAACCTAGATCGTTATCAAAAAAGTATATTTCTTGATATTGCATGTTTCTTTAAGGGGGAGCCTAGAGGTCGAGTTGAGAGAATACTAGATGCTTGTGGTTTATCTGCAAGAAGTACAATAGGTCGTCTAATTGATAAATCTCTCATAACCATTTCATTAaacaat GTTGTTGGTATGCATGACTTGTTGCAACAAATGGGCAAGGAAATTGCTTATGAGGAATCCAAACAACCTGGAGCAAGCATCAGGTTATGGAATTACAATGATATTTGTCGTGTATTGTCAACAGAAACGGTGAGGACTAAATTAGAGCAGTTTCTTGtttcatttttcttatatttgagTTTTGTAAGAACTGTAGTTCTCATATGGAATTAA